The stretch of DNA GAAATCGTAACTATAGAAGAACTTGTCCCTGAAAACCACCTATTGCGTAAGATAGAAACCCACATAGATTTCTCCTTCATCCGTGAAAAAGTTCGTCCTTATTATTCGGCGGACAATGGCCGTCCTTCCCTAGATCCTCTTGTCCTCTTTAAAATGATCTTTATCGGCTACCTTTTCGGTATCCGTTCCGAAAGGCAATTAGAGAAAGAAATCCAGACAAACATTGCTTACCGTTGGTTTTTAGGACTTAAACTCACGGACCCAGTCCCTCACCACTCTACAATAAGCTGGAATCGTTGTAATCGATTCAAGGGCACAGATATCTTCCAACAAATCTTTGATGAAATTGTAGAACAGGCAATGAAGCATCGTATGGTTGGAGGACGCGTCTTATTCACTGATTCCACCCACTTAAAAGCCAATGCGAATAAAAGAAAGTTCATCAAGAAGGAAGTACAGGAAGCTACTCGTTCATATCAGGAAGAATTGGATAAAGCAATCCAAGAAGAACGTACAAAACAAGGAAAAAAGCTTTAAAGTCACGAGAGGAGGTGACAGAAACGAAAGTAGTGAAAGAAAGCACGACTGATCCAGAGAGTGGCTATATGTATCGAGAAGGAAAGCCTGAAGGCTTTTTCTACTTAGATCATAGAACTACGGATATGAAATATAATATTATTACCGATGTCCATGTCAC from Terribacillus sp. FSL K6-0262 encodes:
- a CDS encoding IS1182 family transposase (programmed frameshift), whose translation is MLNSRENDQTALEIVTIEELVPENHLLRKIETHIDFSFIREKVRPYYSADNGRPSLDPLVLFKMIFIGYLFGIRSERQLEKEIQTNIAYRWFLGLKLTDPVPHHSTISWNRCNRFKGTDIFQQIFDEIVEQAMKHRMVGGRVLFTDSTHLKANANKRKFIKKEVQEATRSYQEELDKAIQEERTKQGKKPLKSREEVTETKVVKESTTDPESGYMYREGKPEGFFYLDHRTTDMKYNIITDVHVTAGNVHDSRPYLERLERQKERFNFDVEAVALDSGYLTTPICHALNEQNIFAVIGHRRFHPTKGLMPKWKFKYVPEKDHYVCPNGQTLPLRTTNREGYKEYASDPKQCTACPLLATCTKSRNHRKVITRHVWEGSKDWVRENRLSHSGKLLYKLRKETIERSFADAKQLHGLRYCRLRGREKVQEQALMTATCQNIKKIANHLAKLG